From the genome of Dehalococcoidia bacterium:
ATCCCAACTCGCAGATTCATCGCTACAATGGTGGTCCTGATCTTGCTGGCGGCAGCATTGCCTGCGGCGTTGATGGCGGGCTCGCCGGGGACGGCCCACGCCAGCGGCACAATTATCTACGTTGATGTTGATGCAACCGGTATCTCCGCCGATGGCTCTTCATGGGCCAAGGCCTACACAGACCTTCAAAGCGCCCTGACTACAGCGGTCTCTGGAGACCAGATCTGGGTGGCCGTGGGAACCTACACGCCAAGTGTGCAAACGGACCCTTCTGATGCTCGTACCGCAACCTTTCAGATGAAGAAAGGCGTGGGCATTTACGGCGGCTTTGTCGGGACGGAGACCACATTGGGCGAGCGGAATGTTACCGCCCATGTGACCATCCTCAGCGGGGACCTGAACGGGAACGACATCCCTGGGGATTTCATCAACAATCGCTCGGATAATTGCTACCATGTTTTCAATCATCTCAATGGTTTAAGCTTGGATAGTAGCGCCATGCTGGATGGTTTCACCATTGCGGATGGAAATGCTGATAATAACAGCGCATATCCCGATTACGCTGGTGGCGGGATGTTCAACGAAAACTCATCGCCGACAGTGACCGCCTGCACCTTCTCCGGTAATTCCGCCGTTTCTGGTGGTGGGATGGAAAATTATGACTCATCGCCGACAGTGACCAACTGCAGCTTCTCCGGCAATTCCGCCGTTTTTGGTGGTGGGATGTACAACAATGCCTCGTCGCCGACAGTGACCAACTGTATCCTGTGGGGGAACACGGCAAGCGATCAAGGGGACCAGATTTGCAATGATAACAGCATGACCAACATATCCTTCTCGGATATTCAGGATAGCTTTGACATCGATAATAACTGGGATGCCGGTTTGGGCAACGATCTCGGCGGAAACATCGATGCCGATCCGCTGTTCTATAACCC
Proteins encoded in this window:
- a CDS encoding right-handed parallel beta-helix repeat-containing protein, producing the protein MISMDDLIPTRRFIATMVVLILLAAALPAALMAGSPGTAHASGTIIYVDVDATGISADGSSWAKAYTDLQSALTTAVSGDQIWVAVGTYTPSVQTDPSDARTATFQMKKGVGIYGGFVGTETTLGERNVTAHVTILSGDLNGNDIPGDFINNRSDNCYHVFNHLNGLSLDSSAMLDGFTIADGNADNNSAYPDYAGGGMFNENSSPTVTACTFSGNSAVSGGGMENYDSSPTVTNCSFSGNSAVFGGGMYNNASSPTVTNCILWGNTASDQGDQICNDNSMTNISFSDIQDSFDIDNNWDAGLGNDLGGNIDADPLFYNPAAGDFHLTKFSPCVDTGTNTGAPATDFEGEARPYNGTTDMGADEWTLATGPAAPFPEIATAVLLLMGMLGLAGFFRLRKNKALVV